A DNA window from Camelina sativa cultivar DH55 chromosome 17, Cs, whole genome shotgun sequence contains the following coding sequences:
- the LOC104759866 gene encoding amino acid transporter ANT1-like, whose amino-acid sequence MSIFWIGAVEGVGFKNKGVLVSWPGIPTAVSLYLVCYTAHPVFPTIYNSMKKKNHFPKILFISFALSSMIYGVMAIFGYLMYGEEVQSQITLNLPTHKVSAIIAISTTIVSALTKYALILSPIMEAINTRLMKANYKRRSIRMLTGTGLVLGTILVALVVPLFGYVMSLIGALLTSFTSIVFPCAIYLKISNGYRRCMEFESVVLVVIIVMGLVLMVTGTYSAIVGIIVHL is encoded by the exons ATGTCTATTTTTTGGATCGGCGCTGTTGAAGGTGTCGGATTTAAAAACAAAGGTGTTTTGGTCAGCTGGCCAGGAATCCCCACTGCAGTTAGTTTGTATCTTGTTTGCTACACAGCACATCCTGTCTTCCCAACCATCTACAAttctatgaagaagaaaaaccatTTCCCTAAG ATTCTTTTCATAAGCTTTGCCTTATCATCAATGATATATGGAGTGATGGCAATCTTTGGATATCTAATGTATGGAGAAGAGGTGCAATCACAAATCACTTTAAACCTTCCAACACATAAGGTCAGCGCGATAATAGCAATCTCTACCACAATCGTGAGCGCCCTAACCAAATATGCGTTAATCCTTTCCCCCATCATGGAAGCAATCAATACGCGGTTGATGAAAGCAAACTATAAAAGGAGAAGCATTCGTATGTTGACTGGAACCGGGCTGGTTTTAGGAACAATATTGGTTGCACTTGTTGTGCCATTGTTTGGGTATGTAATGTCACTTATAGGCGCACTTTTGACTAGTTTTACTTCGATAGTATTTCCATGTGCAATTTATCTAAAGATCAGTAACGGATATAGGAGATGTATGGAGTTTGAGAGTGTGGTTTTGGTGGTGATTATTGTGATGGGTTTAGTTCTTATGGTCACGGGGACTTACTCGGCGATTGTTGGGATCATTGTTCACTTGTGA
- the LOC104758238 gene encoding cytochrome c biogenesis protein CCS1, chloroplastic, translated as MIVTLNPRILHFSKLHPLSRSSSYIYRTRNVSLTTNCKLQKPENGNQRSSGNLTKTISLSDSAPPVVEETDVEVSGDRVVKGGGNGGGGGGDGRGLGFLKKLPRKVLSVLSNLPLAITEMATIAALMALGTVIEQGETPDFYFQKYPEDNPVFGFFTWRWIFTLGFDHMYSAPIFLGMLVLLAASLMACTYTTQIPLVKVARRWSFLKSDEAIKKQEFADTLPRASIQDLGMILMGDGFEVFMKGPSLYAFKGLAGRFAPIGVHISMLLIMVGGTLSATGSFRGSVTVPQGLNFVMGDVLAPIGFFSVPADAFNTEVHVNRFTMDYYDSGEISQYHSDLSLRDLNGKEVLGKTISVNDPLRYGGVTIYQTDWSFSALQVTKDGEGPFNLAMAPIKINGDKKLYGTFLPVGDTNAPNVKGISMLARDLQSIVVYDLEGKFAGIRRPNSKLPIEVNGMKIVIEDAIGSTGLELKTDPGVPVVYAGFGALMLTTCISYLSHSQIWALQNGTTLVVGGRTNRAKNEFPDDMNRLLDQVPELINKNPSVVSEQS; from the exons ATGATTGTAACACTAAACCCTAGGATTCTCCATTTCTCCAAGCTCCATCCTCTTTCTCGTTCTTCTTCGTATATATACAGAACTCGAAATGTGTCTCTGACCACAAATTGTAAGCTTCAGAAGCCTGAGAATGGGAATCAGAGAAGCAGCGGAAATCTCACTAAGACCATTTCGCTTTCCGATTCGGCGCCGCCGGTTGTGGAAGAGACCGACGTGGAAGTTTCCGGCGATCGGGTTGTAAAGGGAGGTGGtaatggtggtggaggaggaggagacggaagagggttagggtttttgaaGAAGTTACCGAGAAAGGTTTTGTCAGTCTTGTCTAATTTGCCTCTTGCGATTACAGAAATGGCCACCATTGCTGCTCTTATGGCTCTTG GGACTGTGATTGAACAAGGTGAAACCCCTGATTTCTATTTCCAAAAGTATCCAGAGGATAATCCTGTGTTTGGGTTCTTCACTTGGAGATGGATTTTTACACTTGGGTTTGATCATATGTACTCTGCTCCTATCTTTCTTGGGATGTTGGTTCTTTTAGCTGCTTCACTTATGGCTTGTACTTATACTACTCAGATACCTTTGGTTAAGGTTGCTAGGag ATGGAGTTTTCTGAAGTCAGATGAGGCAATTAAAAAGCAGGAGTTTGCAGATACTTTGCCAAGAGCATCTATTCAAGACTTGGGAATGATTTTGATGGGTGATGGATTTGAG GTATTTATGAAGGGTCCTTCATTGTATGCTTTTAAAGGTTTGGCTGGTCGATTTGCGCCTATTGGAGTACATATATCAATGCTTCTGATTATGGTGGGTGGAACCCTCAGTGCGACTGGGAGCTTTAGAGGCTCGGTCACAGTTCCTCAAGGGTTAAATTTTGTTATGGGAGATGTCTTAGCCCCAATTGGGTTTTTCTCAGTTCCAGCAGATGCTTTTAACACTGAAGTTCATGTTAATCGATTCACCATGGATTATTATGATAGTGGAGAG ATCTCACAGTATCACTCTGATCTTTCACTCCGTGACCTTAATGGGAAAGAGGTTCTGGGAAAAACAATTAGCGTTAATGATCCCTTGAGATATGGTGGGGTCACTATATACCAGACAGATTGGAGTTTCTCAGCCTTGCAGGTGACAAAGGATGGTGAAGGACCATTCAACTTGGCTATGGCACCTATTAAGATCAATGGAGACAAGAAGTTATATGGGACCTTCTTACCAGTTGGTGATACTAATGCTCCCAATGTCAAAGGAAT ATCTATGCTAGCTCGGGATCTACAATCTATTGTTGTATATGATCTGGAAGGAAAATTCGCTGGAATAAGGAGACCAAACTCGAAGCTTCCCATTGAGGTTAATGGTATGAAGATCGTCATTGAAGATGCAATTGGAAGCACTGGTCTTGAGTTAAAG ACTGACCCAGGAGTACCAGTGGTCTATGCTGGTTTTGGTGCTTTAATGCTCACAACCTGCATTAGTTACTTATCTCATTCACAG ATATGGGCACTACAAAACGGAACAACATTGGTGGTCGGAGGAAGAACCAACAGAgccaagaacgaattccctgaTGACATGAATCGATTGCTCGATCAAGTTCCTGAGCTAATCAATAAGAACCCTTCAGTTGTCTCTGAGCAATCTTGA
- the LOC104758237 gene encoding protein SRG1 has translation MEKPKFKTVQEVIAAGEGLPERYLHAPTGDGESQPLNSPVPEMDIPAIDLNLLLCSSEEGQQELKKLYSALSTWGVVQVMNHGISEAFLDKIYKLTKQFFALPTEEKQKCARETGSIQGYGNDMILSDDQVLDWIDRLFLTTYPEDKRQLKFWPQVPTEFSETLHEYTMKQRVVIQKFFKAMARSLGLEENCFVEMYGENAIMNARFNFFPPCPRPDKVIGIKPHADGSAITLLLPDKDVEGLQFLKDGKWYKAPIVPDTILINLGDQMEIMSNGIYKSPVHRVVTNREKERISLAMFCVPGPDKEVQPADGLVSEARPRLYKTVTKYAELHYKYYQQGRRTIEAALI, from the exons ATGGAGAAACCAAAGTTCAAGACTGTCCAAGAAGTGATTGCAGCCGGCGAAGGACTACCGGAGAGATATCTCCATGCACCCACCGGCGACGGAGAAAGTCAACCGCTTAATAGTCCCGTGCCGGAGATGGATATACCGGCCATCGATCTAAATCTTCTCCTCTGTTCTTCTGAAGAGGGTCAACAAGAATTGAAGAAACTATACTCGGCACTCTCTACATGGGGCGTTGTTCAG GTGATGAATCATGGAATCAGTGAAGCGTTTCTTGACAAGATTTACAAGCTAACCAAGCAGTTCTTTGCGCTTCCGACcgaagagaaacaaaagtgcGCGAGAGAGACAGGTAGTATCCAAGGATATGGAAACGATATGATTCTGTCGGATGACCAAGTTCTTGATTGGATCGACCGTTTGTTTCTCACTACTTACCCTGAAGATAAGCGTCAACTTAAGTTCTGGCCTCAAGTCCCAACCGAGTTTAG TGAAACTTTACATGAATATACAATGAAGCAACGAGTAGTGATTCAGAAATTCTTTAAGGCTATGGCTAGATCGTTGGGATTAGAAGAGAACTGCTTTGTAGAGATGTATGGAGAAAATGCTATCATGAATGCAAGATTCAATTTCTTTCCTCCATGTCCGAGGCCAGACAAGGTTATAGGGATTAAACCGCACGCTGATGGCTCGGCTATCACACTTCTCTTACCAGACAAAGATGTCGAAGGGCTTCAGTTTCTCAAAGATGGGAAGTGGTATAAAGCTCCAATAGTCCCTGATACAATTCTGATCAATTTAGGAGACCAGATGGAG ATAATGAGCAATGGGATATACAAGAGTCCGGTTCATAGAGTGGTTACAAACAGAGAAAAGGAAAGGATATCTTTGGCAATGTTTTGTGTACCGGGTCCAGACAAAGAGGTTCAGCCAGCGGATGGGCTTGTGTCTGAGGCAAGACCAAGATTGTATAAAACAGTTACCAAGTATGCGGAGCTCCACTACAAGTACTATCAACAGGGTCGAAGAACTATTGAAGCTGCATTGATCTAA